One genomic region from Dehalobacter restrictus DSM 9455 encodes:
- a CDS encoding ABC transporter permease produces MGRIQAVLYKEFLHIRRDRLTLGLVFMLPLIQLLLFGYAIQTEVKHIPTVVFDQSLSEESRDLLEAFSASGYYDVLYAANSFQEVNDMIDSGNAKVGIVFPPGFANNVQKGESAPVQVIVDASDNMVANQAMATANSIGLLKSQEVITQKLHIDLTNPPYDIRVRAWYNPDGITAYYMVPGILGIVVTLSMVMMTSMSLVREREKGTLEQLIVTPIKSYELMIGKIIPYIFLGYIQITVALLVGVLVFGVPIKGSLLELYGLTLFFITASLGLGIMISNIARNQMQAFQMSFFIMLPSIMLSGFLFPRDAMPRIIYYLSDVIPLTYYLDIIRGIVLKGIGFSYLVSQVICLILFSVLFLTISILKFKKKIA; encoded by the coding sequence ATGGGAAGAATTCAGGCTGTTCTTTATAAGGAGTTTCTGCATATCCGCAGAGACAGACTGACACTGGGACTGGTGTTTATGCTTCCTCTGATTCAGCTGCTTCTATTTGGTTATGCGATCCAAACGGAAGTCAAACATATCCCGACGGTAGTATTTGATCAGTCTCTTAGCGAGGAGAGCAGAGATCTACTGGAGGCTTTCAGTGCTTCCGGATATTATGACGTCCTTTATGCGGCCAATAGCTTTCAGGAAGTCAATGATATGATTGACAGCGGTAACGCGAAGGTCGGGATCGTTTTTCCGCCAGGTTTTGCCAATAACGTGCAAAAAGGCGAATCTGCCCCTGTCCAGGTGATTGTCGATGCGAGCGACAATATGGTAGCGAACCAGGCCATGGCGACAGCTAATTCCATCGGCCTGCTGAAATCACAGGAAGTCATCACTCAGAAACTGCATATCGATCTGACTAATCCGCCGTACGACATCCGAGTACGGGCCTGGTATAATCCGGACGGAATTACCGCTTATTATATGGTGCCCGGGATCCTGGGAATTGTTGTGACACTTTCTATGGTGATGATGACATCGATGTCCCTGGTCCGGGAGAGGGAAAAGGGAACGCTCGAGCAGCTTATTGTTACGCCGATCAAGTCGTATGAGCTAATGATCGGAAAAATTATTCCTTATATCTTTCTGGGTTATATCCAGATTACCGTTGCCCTGCTGGTCGGGGTCCTGGTGTTTGGAGTTCCGATCAAAGGAAGTCTGCTGGAACTGTATGGCTTGACGCTTTTCTTTATCACAGCGTCCTTAGGTCTGGGTATCATGATATCCAATATTGCCAGAAATCAAATGCAGGCTTTCCAGATGTCCTTTTTTATCATGCTTCCGAGTATTATGCTTTCGGGTTTTCTTTTCCCGCGAGACGCCATGCCCAGGATCATTTACTATCTCAGCGATGTGATTCCGCTGACATATTACCTGGACATCATCAGAGGAATCGTTCTGAAAGGAATTGGTTTTTCCTACCTGGTCAGCCAGGTCATCTGCCTGATTTTATTTTCAGTGTTGTTTCTTACGATCAGTATTCTGAAGTTTAAGAAGAAAATAGCCTAA
- a CDS encoding efflux RND transporter periplasmic adaptor subunit translates to MAKKKKIVAAIIAAAVLLSGYLGWEYFYSSDDETVEASGTIEATTVDLRVMIAGKVQNFQVKSGDKVKKADIIAEIQRNDLAAQLERDKLNVAIAQNNLDALPSGSSDHTITAAQDQVMLMQAVVKTTEAQLADLQIKSPIDGTIQAKDYEIGEYVTAGSTLATVVNLDQVWINVYIPTDDLPFLELGREANFTISGLDRVFTGTIAEIASQGEFTPKTIQTKRERANIVYKVKIAVDNPEGLLKPGMPADVVIKMVETAND, encoded by the coding sequence ATGGCGAAAAAAAAGAAAATCGTGGCAGCCATTATTGCTGCAGCTGTATTGCTTTCAGGCTATCTGGGGTGGGAATATTTTTATTCTTCTGATGACGAGACGGTTGAGGCATCCGGTACAATTGAAGCTACCACCGTGGACTTGCGTGTGATGATCGCCGGCAAGGTTCAGAATTTTCAGGTAAAATCCGGGGATAAGGTCAAGAAAGCAGATATCATTGCCGAGATACAGCGTAATGATTTGGCAGCCCAGCTGGAAAGGGATAAACTAAATGTAGCAATTGCTCAAAACAATCTGGATGCTTTGCCGTCGGGAAGCAGTGACCATACAATTACAGCTGCCCAAGATCAGGTAATGCTGATGCAGGCTGTCGTCAAAACAACGGAGGCGCAGCTGGCTGATCTGCAGATAAAATCTCCGATTGACGGGACCATTCAAGCCAAAGATTATGAAATTGGTGAATATGTCACGGCCGGATCCACGTTGGCCACGGTTGTCAATCTGGACCAGGTCTGGATTAACGTATATATACCGACAGATGACCTGCCTTTTTTAGAATTGGGAAGGGAAGCGAATTTCACGATCAGTGGTCTGGACAGGGTGTTTACAGGCACGATTGCTGAAATTGCCAGCCAGGGAGAATTTACGCCCAAAACGATTCAAACCAAAAGAGAAAGGGCCAATATTGTCTACAAAGTCAAAATTGCAGTGGATAATCCCGAAGGATTATTGAAACCAGGCATGCCGGCAGATGTTGTGATCAAAATGGTAGAGACGGCCAATGATTAA
- a CDS encoding ABC transporter ATP-binding protein, whose translation MENVIITEGLIKKFGDFTAVDNVSLRVGRGEIFGFLGPNGAGKSTTIRMLCGILEPTGGSAVVLGYDLRKEAEKIKQSIGYMSQKFSLYDDLTVKENLKFYAGLYGIPRKNLSGRMDEMIAMADLTGRENELAGNLSGGWKQRLALGCAIIAKPPLLFLDEPTSGVSPTSRRMFFQIIKKMTNEGTTVMVTTHFMDEAERCHRAAFISGGKLMAVDSPDQLKKKSIQGCMVELKLKDGMQRVKEIEKLPYVKECTIHGALLHVLLTGEDDVSQLEQDLACEPQIIMPSLEDVFVALAKQQRTSGYAE comes from the coding sequence ATGGAAAATGTGATTATTACCGAAGGCCTGATAAAAAAATTTGGTGACTTTACCGCAGTTGACAACGTTTCGCTTCGGGTCGGAAGAGGGGAGATTTTTGGTTTTTTAGGACCGAATGGCGCGGGTAAATCGACGACAATCCGAATGCTCTGCGGCATTTTGGAACCAACCGGGGGCTCTGCGGTAGTTCTGGGCTATGATCTCCGAAAGGAAGCTGAAAAAATTAAACAAAGTATCGGCTATATGTCTCAAAAATTTAGCCTCTATGATGACCTTACAGTGAAAGAGAATTTAAAATTCTATGCAGGTCTGTATGGAATTCCGCGCAAAAATTTATCCGGGAGAATGGATGAAATGATTGCGATGGCCGATCTGACAGGAAGGGAAAATGAACTTGCCGGTAACTTAAGCGGGGGCTGGAAACAACGGCTTGCCTTGGGTTGCGCTATCATTGCCAAACCACCGCTGCTTTTCCTAGATGAGCCGACCAGCGGAGTTAGTCCGACCAGCCGCAGAATGTTCTTTCAGATCATCAAAAAAATGACGAATGAGGGAACCACGGTCATGGTAACAACCCACTTTATGGATGAAGCAGAACGCTGTCATCGGGCCGCGTTTATATCCGGCGGGAAACTGATGGCGGTGGATAGTCCGGACCAACTCAAGAAAAAATCAATTCAAGGTTGCATGGTTGAGCTAAAGCTCAAGGATGGCATGCAACGCGTGAAGGAAATCGAAAAACTGCCTTATGTTAAGGAGTGTACGATCCACGGGGCGCTCCTTCACGTCCTGCTGACAGGAGAGGATGATGTTTCGCAGCTGGAGCAGGACTTGGCCTGCGAACCTCAAATTATTATGCCTTCTCTGGAAGATGTTTTTGTAGCTTTGGCCAAACAGCAAAGAACCTCGGGATACGCCGAATAG
- a CDS encoding TetR/AcrR family transcriptional regulator: protein MDTREKIILACEQLAIKNALGFSRLSMEELAKAAGLSKRTIYRHFASKEDLFEATIDKVTDEIIARNLRLSDSKDINTIIAGVLQNISYLINPQFLADLSHHYPMLWQKIDQIRQKKIDRLIDHLLVSSKLRLRVDSGIFKTSLLTAMSEILSPEFILKSGMSFEQVGLEFLNMFIFGAVEPLSNTKQEASLANLTELKVNLADEQNG from the coding sequence GTGGATACGAGAGAAAAAATTATTCTGGCCTGTGAACAGCTTGCTATAAAGAATGCTCTGGGTTTTTCCCGTCTTTCCATGGAAGAACTGGCCAAAGCGGCCGGATTAAGTAAAAGAACGATCTATCGTCATTTTGCCAGCAAAGAAGACTTGTTTGAAGCAACAATTGATAAGGTAACGGATGAAATTATTGCCAGGAATTTGAGACTTTCCGATTCAAAAGATATCAACACGATCATTGCCGGGGTTCTTCAGAATATTTCTTATCTGATCAATCCTCAGTTTTTAGCTGACTTAAGCCATCATTATCCGATGCTCTGGCAAAAAATTGACCAGATCCGTCAGAAAAAGATTGACAGGCTGATCGATCACCTTCTGGTCAGCAGTAAACTGCGTTTACGAGTAGATTCCGGGATTTTTAAGACATCACTGTTAACAGCGATGTCAGAGATTCTCAGTCCTGAGTTTATCCTGAAGAGCGGCATGTCTTTTGAACAGGTCGGATTGGAATTCCTGAATATGTTCATTTTCGGGGCCGTTGAACCGTTAAGCAATACAAAGCAGGAAGCAAGTTTAGCTAATTTGACAGAACTGAAAGTAAATTTGGCTGATGAGCAGAACGGGTAA
- a CDS encoding ABC transporter ATP-binding protein, with product MIKVNQLSKKFGSLLAVNDVSLNVSEGEIFGLIGPDGAGKTTLIRVICGLLTPDAGEVRVLGLTDREREKGKDAGARNFGYMPQRFSLYGDLTVMENLLFFGEMYSLKKEVIIHRSEEILEITNLVAFKKRFADQLSGGMKQKLALTCALVTRPKLLILDEPTYGVDPEFRKEFWKILYQLNREGMTMLVSTPYMDEAELCTWVAFMNEGSVHVLDTPVGLKEKFPYQVWEVMADTKEPWLFGKTDGILDYSLFGDKYRLIMDKNVEAEAFIEQTLTTKGCTFSQLQKVAPSIEDVFVIMAGGK from the coding sequence ATGATTAAGGTAAATCAGCTGTCTAAAAAATTTGGATCTCTGCTGGCCGTTAACGATGTAAGTCTGAACGTCAGCGAGGGAGAGATTTTTGGTTTGATTGGTCCGGATGGAGCAGGTAAAACGACGCTCATTCGGGTTATCTGCGGGCTGTTGACCCCAGATGCCGGTGAAGTAAGGGTTTTGGGGCTCACGGACAGAGAACGGGAAAAAGGAAAAGACGCCGGTGCCAGAAATTTTGGTTATATGCCGCAGCGTTTCAGCCTCTATGGCGACCTTACGGTCATGGAGAACTTACTCTTTTTCGGGGAGATGTACAGCCTTAAAAAAGAAGTCATTATCCATCGTTCGGAAGAGATTCTGGAAATCACCAACCTGGTTGCGTTTAAAAAAAGATTTGCGGATCAACTTTCCGGCGGAATGAAGCAAAAACTGGCGCTGACCTGCGCGCTTGTCACCAGGCCGAAACTGTTGATTCTCGATGAACCGACCTATGGTGTTGATCCGGAATTCCGGAAGGAGTTCTGGAAGATTCTATACCAGTTGAACCGGGAAGGAATGACCATGCTGGTGTCTACCCCATATATGGATGAGGCGGAACTTTGTACCTGGGTAGCGTTCATGAATGAAGGAAGCGTTCATGTGCTGGATACGCCAGTGGGCCTGAAAGAAAAATTCCCTTATCAGGTCTGGGAGGTTATGGCTGATACAAAAGAACCCTGGCTGTTCGGGAAAACAGATGGAATCCTGGATTATTCCCTATTTGGAGACAAGTACCGTTTGATCATGGACAAGAACGTCGAGGCAGAAGCCTTTATTGAACAGACCCTTACGACAAAGGGCTGCACCTTTAGCCAGCTGCAAAAAGTGGCCCCTTCCATTGAAGATGTCTTTGTCATCATGGCAGGAGGAAAATAG